One Calonectris borealis chromosome 21, bCalBor7.hap1.2, whole genome shotgun sequence genomic window, GATTTACAATTGTACTTGTTGGTTCTCATTGAAAATGAGAAAATCTTTTCTGCCACAATTACAAATTTGCACCCTTATAATCTGAAGcgctgtttttaatttttgtttcaacaTTATGATATAGCTATAATGGGCATGAAGGAATGATCACAAGAGTAGCTACAGGAATTACAAttaaacccaaacaaaatccTAAGTTTGCACTTAACGTGAAACAGACCTACATCAGAAATTTTCCTGGTTGTCAGCCTAAACTttgtcattttttctcttttaaagataCATGCCATTCCACTTTGAACCCTGGCTGTAACTGAACACTCATCACTCTCCAATCACACTGCTGCCCTTTTCTATGCTTTGTGCCGACTTCTACGCTTGAAATCCCCAGTGCACCTCAAGCATCAGCAGAGCCAAGACACGCTTTTCCTgctcagttgttttgtttttttgtttaagacaCGTTAACCGTGACACGATGGGTGCAGTTCTGGGGCCTATTTTCCACCATGACTCTTCTCCACCATTACCCTAAAGCACAGCTCCACAAGAGTGGGAATACTCGTGATACCGGTGCAATTCTCCTCCGTACTGGAGGACACCACAGAACCGGCTGCCTGGTGCTGCGGCGTCCCGGAAGGGCTGCCAGCGAGGTAACCGGGAGCCTCACCGCCTTACGTTCGCCGGTGCTAGCGCGGAGCagccccggcgcccgccgcggGAAGGCCCGGCGGGTCTCCTCGCAGCCTCGCCCCCTCCGCCAGGCCGCTGTCAgcagccgccggccgcgccgcgcacCTGTGCCCGGCCCCGGCTCTCGCCGTCATTTCGGAGCCGCCACCAAATGGCTGCCCCACCTCCCCCGGCCGGCCCAGCGGCCTagcggcagcggggggggccggcagccccctcccccgcgccgCAGCGGCGGCCGGTACCCGGCGGAGCGGGGGCGCTGACAGGCCGCCCTCGGCGGGCaaggcccggccccgctccccgcccggatTCCGCAGCGCCGGGACCCCGCAGGGCGCCGggaggcgggggaggagggggggggggggggaggcgggcggggccCCGCCGGGTCACCGCGTCCCCCGCGCCGGCTGCCCCCGCCCAGCCCGCTCCTACCTgcgaggcgcgggcggcggggccgggagcaggcGGCGGCCCCGGCCTCTCACACGCCAtggggcgggcagcgcggcgcggcccggcggaggcagcggcgggggcCTCGGCGGCGCCTCCTCATCGCGCTGACAGCCGGGagcgccgccccgccccctctCGCGAgacccgcccgccgccgcgcgaGAGCCCaacggccgcgccgcgcccgccaccgccccgcaCGTGACCACAgcggtggtggggggggggggtgtcgcgGGGCATTGTGGGAGGCGGCTGAGGAGCTACCATCGAGACGACGGCACAGAAGCGCCGTCGGACGTGCCCCGCCGCCATGGGGAAGCGGCAGCCATGGAGACAGCGTGGCAGAgtggccgccgccgctgccagcgccccctggcggcgcgCCTAGCCTCAGTGGCGCCTCAGCGGCGCCTCAGCGTCTCTTCGACGCGCACCGCCCCGTCTGCACTGCTAATGTcgttatttattttccttttcaaaatttaattaataACTTTATTATTACTAGCGCTCAGAAGGATGAGAGGCTTGGAGGCCGTCTCTGGCGCACGTCGCTTGTCCCGGTGCCGCCCGCACGGCCTCCTGAGGAGCTGAGAGGCGAAGCCGCCAGGCAGAGGCCGCGGGCCCGGCCAGGCCGCCTCGGGGCCGGCGCGGAGCAGAAGTAGTGTCGGGAGCCCCTGGGCTGCTGCGTTACCACAGGCCACCCGAGAGAAAAGCCCGGGGCCTGCACCGCCTTTCTCCGGTCGCTCACAAAGATCAAAACGGGTGTTTTAACGAAGGCCGAGGCGGTGTAGAGTTGTGATTTCTGAGGAGGAAGTGTTCATCCGACAAGTAGGTGCTGCTGATGGACCCTTCTGAAGGACTGCAAAAACGCGTGTCTAAATGACTGCCACTTGAACACCGTATTTTGTTTACAACATCTTGTTTACTCACTGTAACAAGCCAAAATACTAAATACTGAGGTATGCACAGAATTATTTAACTGTGATTAGAAGAAAGCACATGTATTTCTGAAACAACATcttgtttgcatttcatttattgtGTTATGACAGGACAAGTGGTTACATGTatggagaggggagaggaaacaCTAATGTGAACATGTGCACAAAATCAGTTTTTGTTCACAAAGCTTACCAAGACACTCTAGCCACGGAACAAAACATGCTGTTGGCCCACCGCACAACACAACTCCCTCTCATGTTTACATGCAATACAACAGCAGACCAAAATAACTCGCAATCCTGCTCCCACAGAAGATGCACTTCAAAAGATCAGCCTCTTTCCCCTTTGACACACAGGGAAATACCCATGCATACACCTATAAAAACCAGTCGAACAAAAAACAAGGAGTGATCTTTTGAAGTGTTATCAACGATAATCATATACCTGCCAAAAATGCGTATTAACTGAACAAATTTAAGCACAGTTGAACCAAATCTGTCCCATAAATGCACAATACACTACTCACTGAACTACAGTAATAGCAGCCCAATGTAAAAAGGATAGGGGCAGGGAAGTAAACTATTTCCTTGTTTTATGACCTCTTCCAAGTATGAAGGAGTTTATTTTAAGTAACTAACTAAGTCTGTAGACACAAACCTGTGCGTATACCCAAGTTAACACCTGTAAATACAGTAAGAACAAGTGCAGGTATtagcatgcttttgaaaatcagaccCTTAATTTTTATGCAAGTAAGAATCCAAAATTAATGGTATTctgtgaaaaacaagcaaacaatacTAATCACAAGGTCAAAAAGGCCGTAAACAGTGACAGACTAATGAATGCAAAAAGAAGACAATGCtataaaatgcaatgtttttgcAAAATGTCAGGCAGTCGCACCATAAATGACTCCCAAACCTTTTAAGTACAGtaatgtcatgtcatgtcattgTCATGACAATTACTATAGTTAAAAATcaccaaaataaagcaaattatcaACTTCTAATATGAAATAATAGCAGAGATTGTGAAAGGTTGGGCCTTACGCTTAAAGTACTGGATAAAACAGGTGATTTTAATTCACAGTTATGCTAGCTACTTACTCGGGAGCTGTCATTTCTGCCATTATTCATAGGGACACCCACGTGTGCAGACTGGCACACATGCCTTTCTAATGATCCAATACAATGGAATCTTTCACAAGTCAACTGTGTAAAGTCAGacatttttgtgaatttttgGAGGAATACGGCACTAGTGGTGCGCTCAGCTTCAGAACACACTACTTTCCTATTTAGACTACAGGGTTTTTGAGGAAGATGCACGCTGCCTACCACAACAAGGCCTAGTATGAACTGGGATCTGCAAATATTGCTGCAAGCCAACTAATATGTACTTTAAGTGTTAATAACATCAGATgaagagcttaaaaaaaccctaatgaaacaagtttttaaaaactcttcaacTGAAATTTCCAATAGATGAAGACAGTAATAACGCTGGCACAGTTATTACAGATAATAACAGGAAACTGCATGGTAGATATTGTACACGCCTAACCCCTCACGCAGCTgataaataaaaccccaaacgATGGCTGGTGCACTCTCAGACACAGGGAAAGAAAGTAGGTGAAACCTGTTAactgacattaaaaaatactatCTTGTATTTTAGAAACAGCCAGGTTATGGAGCACACGGGCCAGACTTCTGGACTCAGGAGCAACAACTTCGTAACAGCACTTCTGAAACTTGAAGGGAAGTGTACCCTCATGATACAGGCAAGATTAAGAACTACTGCTTTTTGCTAACTGGAGGGAATCTAATGTAAGTACCGTTATCTCATATTAACAACTGAATTGACTCTTTATTCATATCACATTAAGTGGAAGAACCATATACCGGTCAAAGACAGGTACAGGATAAAGATTCTGCGTTACAGGGATTTCGACGCTTGTGATGAAACTGAAATGACCTTTGACGAAGTACAAACACACCTATCCAAACACACATAGTTACTGTTTTACTGTATCACAGAATTAGAGTTTGAGAAGACCTCTATGTCTAAGCCGTTCCTAATAAGATATAAAggattgtttttcaaaattaatgtaGAAACTGCTATTATGTAACAGCACACAGCTTAATTTTTCACATTAGTGTATGTATCTAAGATTTGtaaaaaatgaaggcaaatgTTACAACTCAACAAACAGGACTAGTCAGGAATTAGTCAAATATAGGTGCACAACACTGgtatgacagaaaaaaaggatcagaagaaaaaagtttagaaaaattcGGAACTCATTCATAAAACTGAACGCAAGTCCTTCTAATGAGACTATCCAGTTAAAAATGAACTGCAAGGCAatactgtttgtttctttctcttttaccaATTCTCTATTTGCAAGAGGCAATCTGAAAGCttccttgattattttttgtttgttgtgtgttCTTTCTTAAATATCACAGACTTGGGTATGAAAACATGCCTGCTTTCTGTTGAAAGATCTAGCAAAGTAAGGAGATGATTTCACCATAAATGGTACATGAACTGGGAGGGAATGACTGATttgcagaataaataaaacatccccTTTCCTTAGCTGTTATAGATCAGGAACATCATGGCTCAGGCTTCAGGTTATTGCAATATCAGTAATAGTTTGAAAATCAGCAGTGCCTGCCCTTGAAACAGGGGAGTGCAAAACGTAATTGGGGGAGGAAAATCAGAATGCGTCCAGGATAATAGAAGAGAAGCATGAAATAATTTCTCGTATTTTGCAGTTTACTTTCAACTAGTAAGCACCTTTTTCGCACTTACAGCAATAGCAACCTTAATACAGCAGGCAAGTTTGCTGCTCACAAGGCCTATCTTTGATCAGCAGTCACATATTTGTGCTTCTCTCCATTACGTGGGGATCTGTATCTAAAATTTCATCTAGAATTTCACTAGGCAGGAACTTTTTGTGGAGCCTGGCTCCACATCCACCCCTCTATTAATCATAGTCTATTTTAACTTTTGTAACAGTGTTCAGGTTTGGTTTTTCGCTGCTACTCCTTCCATGAACAGAAGTTAAATGCTTTTTAAGAGCAGACTTGTGTTTAAAGTCCATGTCGCAACAATGACACTTGTAGGGCCTGTCTCCGCTGTGGATATTCAGGTGATCCTGAAGCGTACTTTTGGCAGTGAAGGTCTTCAAGCAAACCATGCACTGGAAGGGGCGGATGCCCATATGCCCCCGGATGTGTCTGTTGAGATTCTTCTTTTGCGTAAATGTTTTGCCACACTGCAAGCATAAGAAGAGTTTGTGCATTTTTAGATGTCTAAGATAGTTCTCAAGGTGCAGAAATCCCCTCGGACACTTGGGGCATTGGTGCCGCCATGAAGTGCCAGAATCCTCCAGGCTCTGGAACCCATTCATCAGACTGGAAGTTCCTTCTGGATTGTCACTGACAAAAGCCTGAAAGTGATTTCCtgacatttctgtatttctgctttcAACTGTAGAATTTATCAAGGAGTGCTGGGTTTCCGGAAAATACAAGTTTGTTTTAGAGGATGTGCAAGGCTGAGGAAAATGATCATTTTCTACATTCGGTACGCTCATAGAATCCATTCTGAAGATACAGATTTCATCGTCCTTATATCCGATTTCAACCGTTGATATTTCCGGGGTTTTTGTGTCCTTTCTTTCCGAGATCAGGCTCTGCACTGCAGGCCGCGGGATGTCCCCCTTCTCCTGTTTCACAGGGTACTCTACATTCACTGGGCTGTCTTCAGAGATCTCAATTATTTCACAATCTTTATCTAAAGCATCATCCCCGCTCCTCAGTTCAGCGTCTGAGGAATGACACCTCTCTGCCGTCTGATTACCGTTCTCCATGGAAGCATCGATTTCCAGGTATTTCGACAAAGCTTCGGTACACTTCTCCACGATGTGAACCATCTGGAGGTAACTCGCGGCGGTGAGGTATTTCAGCAGCTCCTTCTTTTTGACTTCCAGAGCGCCCGTGTAACAagacagcagcagctttctgcccACCTCGGCGCTCTGCAGGATGGTGATCCGCACCTGCTTGGACTGATTGAGCAGAAACTGATCCCTCATGAAGGTGGAGCAGGCGGCGAAGATCACCTTGTGCCCCTGGAACTCGGTGTCGTTGATGTAAATGGAGACGTCGCAGAAGAGGTTCTGCTGCCGCAGGAGGTTCATCTTCTGCAGCACGGCATCCCCCTGCTGCTCGAACTGGAAGTGCAGCACCTCCGAGTCCGCCGCCATGGCGCCGGGGGAGGCACCGGCGCCGCCGCAGAGAGTCACGCCGAGCCCAGGCCACCCCCGCCGGCAGGGCCCAGCCGCGGCCTCGCTCCTCCCGCGGCGGCTGACGGGCCCCGCGGAGccgtccgcccgcccgccctccgcccCACTCAccggccgcggcccggccggTCCCTGCAGCCGGTGCGTGCTCCGCCGCCGGTGCCGCAGCGCCCCGGAAGCGCTTTCCCCGCCCGCCCCTTCCGGCAGCGGCGCCGGAAGCGGCTCCAGCGCGGCCGCCTGACCCCCGGGCGCCGTTACCGCGGCGGGAAATGAGAGGCGGCGGGAGACAGAGTTAGCAGCAGGTTTATTAGAAGACTTGGCACTGCTACAGCGGCTGCCGCCGGGGACACCGCACCGACAGCGGGGCGCGCCTCGCCAAACGTCCGGTAGAGGTAGCAACGTATCGGCCCCGGGCCGCCGCCCCCGTAAGGCATCTCGGGGAGCAGCTGCCCGGGGACGACTcctcgccccgccgcgggggcgggtgCCATCAGCGAGAAGACGCCGAGGGAAGGCGCAGGGTCGCCGGGCCGAGCAGCTGGCCTCTCCCCGGCCACcgtcccggccccggggcggggagggagctgCTTCGGCAGCCACCGACCCGCCTGCTTTGGTAATGACACTTGGGCTACGACTTTTGCCCAGTCACTGAAGAGGTAGCTAATGCTCAGTCCGTCGATTATACAATCTCAAAGGAAAAACGGCCGTTCTGCCTTCTCAACCCTTACCAAGTCAGAGGGCCGACTGTTTCCCCCcgctttgttttcaaaaatcaaGATTTAACGTGACTTTAGAATTCTTTCAACAGTTTCAGTTTGTATCGCATTTTGATTCTCCCTCCTCGCCTTTACTCCTCCCAATGACTCCAGAACCAAAATCAGCCCCACAGAGTTAATTTTTTAGTTACTTCAACAGAAGTTCAGCGGCAGCTGTCTTAAAGTTTTGCCAAAAAACTAGGGGAGAAAAAAGACCAACACTTCAATTTTATCAGTTACTAACTTGCAAAACGTgtcttctaaaacaaaaataaattaaggaaagACTCATCCCTGATCTATACAGGAAGCTGTGCAGCTGCACCAAATGCTGCAGGAACACATGCTACACAAGTTACTACCACTCAGAAAAGTGGTGAGCCTAAACCTCTGGTAAACCTAAGAGTTctaagattttcttcttcttctatattaaaaaaataaataaaatgccaacataaaaaaaaatcctattatatTCAAGgagttattaaaatatttttgtaatagacTTCAGTTATTTTTAGGATATGCAGGAAGTTGTACAGCACATTAAGTTGTGAGACTATCCACTTACCAGCAAATAGTATTCTACACATTAACACACAGATTATGATAACTGCCGTAGTCCTCGTCTGAATATGCAGCATCAGTAGCAACAACCAATGGATCTAGTCTTTCACTAATCGGAACATTGCAATGAAGACAACATTTTACATACATGGACAATTAAGTTCATCTTATTCTATAATCGAGCTGCCTCTATATTCCATTTATAATAATTCTCACTCCATTTTAATCTGTAATTCAGAGAAGAAGCATTagccagatttttcttttctaatgccTCTTCTATACTCTTCACTTGTCTGTTCCATATAGGGACAAATCTTAGATGAACTCTACCCCCAGTGCACACTGCACCGTGCCATCAGCGTATTGCCCTCTTAGATCCCCAGTGTTTCTGGAGTCACGCAGCCGTCTGCTGCATAAATCTTTCGGTCTGCACCCTTTTGCCAGGCCAAAAGCACAGACATCAGTAAGAAGTCACTTTTCATCCAACAGATGTGTCCACTTTCATTGAAGAAGCAGtcttctgcatttcttctttttcctatttatttctgcCACAGTCTCACCAAATGACCACAAGCAGCCTTTTAACTGAACGGTCAGCAGTCTCAGCCTTCTCAGACGTTGACATCACCACAGCACAGGGTGGATTGAAAACCTATATATCTTGACCAaatcattcttttgtttcttaggAAACCCCTTGTCTCTTCATAACAGCTTCAGGTCACCCACAGCTACTTCAACAAGCTGTACTCTTCTTGCAGTAACATTACAGCTTCatgatttcatgaaaaaaaatttcccagaTAGACAAAGCTTTCAATACTGTCCATTTCGCTGCCACTTTTTCTAGCATTTTTACAGTTTTactcctttctctggcagaagaCCATTTTCTTTAACGTGTCCATATTCATATCTGGTTAGATTGTTCACTAGTCCCTTACAGCATGTTGACCTGGCTCTGCAAGCTCTTATTCTCCATGTCTATCTTCGTTTTGACGTTAGCGCTATAACTTATTTCCATATAGTGAATAATATATTATCAAAATGTTTGAACAATACAGAAGATTCTGCCCGAAGACAGAATGCAAGTGTCAGATGCAACTGTCATGGTCAGTTTTAGCTCAAAACGATTCTGAAAGCAGGTTGCTTttagaggaaaaacagtttttcttcccaTGCAAACCTATTTTCTGCCCCAGGAACCtgaacaataatttttaaaagttccaaATAGTTAGATTTTAGGCCTAAATATATTTGCTACAACTTGAAAGATGTAATGCCCTGACTCCATTTCCATTGCTTACTTCATAGCTGTCCATGTAACAGTTCATGTAACAGTCAAGTACAGTAGTTTAAAAACTCAATTGCAAAAACTGATTCACAGAATCACCTTGCTTTTCTACTTCAAAGTATGTGGATTTCTGAAAACATTCTGCAAGATTAACGCTTTTTATCTGTCCATCAGTGTAATGTCTGCATAAGGAAATCCTGGCTTCTACACAAACATATCTGAAGATGAAGACCAACTTTTGATaataatacaaaacattttttgctcTAACACACCTTTGGTCATACCTGGTTAGCATTTTTCACCATACAATAGCAGCCTTTCACCCCCACCCCCTCACTCAAACACACAAACAGTACTACTTTTAGGTAGGAAGCATAATCTCAGCCTCATGGCAAACCTTGTGGAAAAGAGCTGCATTGGAAGAAATACTTATTCCAAATACAAACAGCAGTTCTCTACCGAGGATCAGCCATTTGATTATTAGTCTATGCTACACTTCAATGTAATAAGAGTGCTGTTCTACTGGGAATGGTGTTCTTCAGATAAATTAGTTTCCTTCAGCCTGACTGGGATGCGGATAATTCCACGGCACTTTTGAGAGCAATATGGTATAATCCCAGAATCCCAATTAACATGCCATTCCCGCTACATTTGATGTTTAAGGCCGTATACAAGAGGTATTGCTGAGTACAGTCAATAGCTGATATATTAACCTACAGAAATTGTGCTACCTATACCTTATCCTAGGTTCTGTAAAACACTAATGGCCATGAACTATGcaggtcacttaaaaaaaaagtattatttgaaTGTCCAAGAAACCAAAAAAACTTTATGTTGTTAATGTTCTTATGGcaggtatttttgtttctttcatcaaGTTAGCTGACATGAGGCCCTTATTAGATATCAAGGAGAGATATACAagaactaaggggaaaaaaaaaagaaacaaaaaaggaaaagcatggaGTTGTTATACATTGCAGCTTTTAAAACAGATTCTTTTCACAGTgtcaaaaagcagtatttctccACTCCAGCTTTGTTCTAAAACCAACGACTGTTGTGGCTTATGTGATGCAAAATTTATAGAAGATGGATGATAATTTTTAGTTTTGAAGTGTTTAGCTTGTCTCAGTACATACACTGGTAAGTGCCCTTTAAAAATCCTAGGTATGACAGCATAAGAAATAGGTCATACTTGCACTCCAGGCACCAGCCTCTCACATTCCAGAGCTGCCATTTATTCTCATTTTGAACAGTTCTATGCAATGATCAGCTAACCCTGCCAAATCATTTAGGGTTTTATCTTT contains:
- the ZBTB6 gene encoding zinc finger and BTB domain-containing protein 6, producing MAADSEVLHFQFEQQGDAVLQKMNLLRQQNLFCDVSIYINDTEFQGHKVIFAACSTFMRDQFLLNQSKQVRITILQSAEVGRKLLLSCYTGALEVKKKELLKYLTAASYLQMVHIVEKCTEALSKYLEIDASMENGNQTAERCHSSDAELRSGDDALDKDCEIIEISEDSPVNVEYPVKQEKGDIPRPAVQSLISERKDTKTPEISTVEIGYKDDEICIFRMDSMSVPNVENDHFPQPCTSSKTNLYFPETQHSLINSTVESRNTEMSGNHFQAFVSDNPEGTSSLMNGFQSLEDSGTSWRHQCPKCPRGFLHLENYLRHLKMHKLFLCLQCGKTFTQKKNLNRHIRGHMGIRPFQCMVCLKTFTAKSTLQDHLNIHSGDRPYKCHCCDMDFKHKSALKKHLTSVHGRSSSEKPNLNTVTKVKIDYD